One region of Termitidicoccus mucosus genomic DNA includes:
- a CDS encoding glycoside hydrolase family 43 protein → MPASVHNTTAYVEFTSFSYEGRDPVFDKAPPSPGEYYNPILAGYYPDPSICRVGNDYYLINSSFAHYPGVPIFHSTDLVNWKQIGHVLNRPSQLNLDGLAVSQGIYAPAISYHSGTFYMITTNVWGIGNFYVTAENPAGPWSDPVLLPEINGIDPSFFFDDNGRAYIVHNGPPPDGKPLYDGHRAIWLWEFDVKTKKAANGRIVVNGGVDITKKPSWIEGPHIYKRNGYYYLCAAEGGTSVNHSQVIFRTKSLADAFVPWSENPILTQRDLDPERPDPVTSLGHADLVETQTGEWWAVFLGVRPYEGNHYNTGRETFMLPVTWENDWPVILKKGEPLPRLVKRPNLPDTPEPKTALSGSFSWRDDFNNTQLASRWLFLRTPREQWWSLAAKPGSLLIAPRPVALNSIGKRDAKLNQNPSFIACRQQHRDFSATATLAIDASIAPGDAGIACLQNDANYYFLGVRVGERGAPGEIFLERSTKTSTAPEIIARASLTTGIREIELKINGVGKSYSFAYRCSPEGRWMPLGANMDGSILSTQSAGGFVGAVIGMYARPAM, encoded by the coding sequence ATGCCTGCCTCCGTACACAACACGACCGCTTACGTTGAGTTCACGTCGTTTTCCTACGAAGGACGCGATCCGGTCTTCGACAAGGCTCCACCATCGCCTGGCGAATACTATAATCCGATCCTGGCCGGGTATTATCCCGATCCGAGCATCTGCCGTGTCGGCAACGATTACTATCTCATCAACTCGTCATTCGCCCATTATCCCGGTGTGCCGATTTTCCACAGCACGGACTTGGTAAATTGGAAACAAATCGGCCACGTTCTCAATCGCCCCTCGCAACTCAACCTCGACGGCCTTGCTGTCTCGCAAGGCATCTATGCTCCTGCAATCTCGTATCACAGTGGCACGTTTTATATGATCACGACCAATGTCTGGGGCATCGGCAACTTCTACGTTACCGCCGAAAATCCCGCCGGCCCATGGTCTGATCCCGTGCTGTTGCCCGAAATCAACGGCATCGATCCCTCATTCTTTTTCGACGACAACGGCCGTGCCTACATCGTGCACAACGGCCCGCCGCCGGATGGCAAGCCGCTCTACGACGGCCACCGCGCCATCTGGTTATGGGAGTTCGATGTGAAAACAAAAAAGGCGGCCAACGGACGCATTGTCGTGAATGGCGGTGTGGATATTACCAAGAAACCCTCATGGATAGAAGGCCCGCATATCTACAAGCGCAATGGATACTATTATCTCTGCGCGGCGGAAGGCGGCACGAGCGTCAACCACTCGCAAGTCATCTTCCGCACGAAATCGCTTGCTGATGCATTCGTGCCATGGTCCGAAAACCCAATCCTCACGCAGCGCGACCTCGACCCGGAGCGTCCCGATCCGGTGACGAGCCTCGGCCACGCCGACTTGGTTGAAACGCAAACCGGCGAGTGGTGGGCGGTGTTTCTCGGAGTGCGCCCCTACGAAGGCAATCATTATAACACCGGCCGCGAAACGTTCATGCTGCCCGTCACCTGGGAAAACGACTGGCCGGTCATCCTTAAAAAAGGCGAGCCGCTCCCGCGCTTGGTAAAACGCCCAAATCTTCCCGACACACCCGAGCCCAAAACCGCGCTCAGCGGAAGTTTCTCATGGCGCGATGATTTCAACAATACACAACTCGCCTCCCGCTGGCTTTTCCTGCGCACACCTCGGGAACAGTGGTGGTCGCTTGCAGCCAAGCCCGGCTCGCTCCTTATCGCGCCGCGCCCGGTCGCTCTGAACTCCATCGGCAAGCGCGACGCGAAGCTCAACCAGAATCCATCGTTCATCGCCTGCCGCCAGCAGCACAGGGATTTCAGCGCCACGGCCACGCTTGCCATCGACGCGTCCATCGCGCCCGGCGACGCCGGCATCGCCTGCCTGCAAAACGACGCCAACTATTATTTTCTGGGTGTGCGGGTGGGGGAGAGGGGCGCGCCCGGCGAAATATTTCTCGAACGCAGCACAAAGACATCAACTGCTCCCGAGATCATAGCCCGCGCATCGCTGACCACTGGCATTCGGGAGATAGAACTCAAGATCAACGGCGTCGGGAAGTCCTACTCCTTCGCGTATCGCTGCTCGCCAGAAGGCCGCTGGATGCCGCTGGGGGCCAATATGGACGGCAGCATCCTGAGCACGCAGTCCGCGGGCGGTTTTGTCGGCGCCGTCATCGGCATGTATGCGCGCCCTGCCATGTAA
- a CDS encoding autotransporter outer membrane beta-barrel domain-containing protein, with translation MKIIPHPEPRPDASRLSGPACFIAALCLAFGSNALADTQYHFDTDNNTVVLRDYPVLTENFISGGREDPNGTYEHIVTHIRYTAATGNRIILNGRGNFYPNVEGDKVMFTVPSGEPPKSGWESMTFDGEAWMIAGNVTLVGTSETALHIVSGSHVLGGARADGGGIYLPYGGATIEAGAYLQVGQNGASGGLDMLGNVVNNGVLKFARTSYEFKGSISGSGRLYWDGSFNPEHSWLSGTPTTLTLSGSNSHSGGTYILAGTLDVKNLYALGTGKVDFFTSFCTLSFNFTDNPADMVFNNEITGAGRIAVDLGSGTNVFKFGDAIGDTFAGNLFFSRGTLDTREMLPTALAQTNVRLENQTTLVLASGTTLMKDLTLSGTASTAQLRKMGALVFDVDLSTPDPLTPVGSSMLSVANLTGTSARLEVTSGTIRLGATDGRPAELLPLPSASVFEQDDMNIVATLIKASGTVNLEAATFTLVDKNNAVISNAQTQAVVQGTAGAVATATYDYRLTTGADNDGLYVNYGLTKLDILEGKTLELRNSGTGPVNANTLTAAITSGSLNGGGGLVINAANTMWLSGTGSNYYGTTVVNSGTVVFGSNNAFGNTTGLLVKSGAHIDTNNREQRINGGVVFEEGASLDISGRLVIAPNGDKGEGIVFSENSVSGTGEIRFESSGSTRHQIVFYRNPDLAGTVTIASGQSLNEVVLMSTDALGGAQVSVGYRNVVVMSNQTGTMGISTARNSGTLVFNSSTLFMSNTAALFEGKLVLQNTDITFGPGTRIGNQVVAESGGNANLDLSDSNTGRIIVDSQSTLRIARSGASVAGLPLVLEGGTLDFSDPTPELSARLTIKAISGTGTIRTRANPNTGASNLITFMRTSGSFTLDVHFTEEAKSPDQIMPVYTYITGSLTDGQRNAVLTLPENNQVESGVYVFRLQQGSGDSMMMPNTDMWYLVADHGAYSRAAQAILTTAATAGAEWHYSLDSVAKRMGDLRSEFDAGEKSARGNLWARAATYDLSANEDFCGSKFTEDVWVLNVGADTALRTNSAITFIGAFMGYTRAEREFMRLGTGTTDSNSVGLYATWLHDKGWFADIVAKADKTRNRFTATTIDGVVVSGRYDGEVLGASLEVGRQIHLGKDKTWWIEPGIQGAIASIKSVQYVTESGIEVDLEAANSAQYRAQMRFGYTEKGARFHPYGKLAGVYVATSGGDVIADNRRMHADFDGMRIEAGAGGSYIINPKTQVYLEYEYAKADTYSRKWSFNAGYRRAW, from the coding sequence ATGAAAATCATACCACACCCCGAACCCCGCCCTGATGCCTCACGTCTATCTGGTCCGGCTTGCTTTATCGCAGCCCTGTGCCTGGCGTTTGGTTCAAACGCCCTTGCCGACACCCAGTATCATTTCGATACGGACAACAACACCGTCGTCCTTCGGGATTATCCCGTGCTGACGGAAAACTTCATCAGCGGCGGCCGCGAGGACCCAAACGGCACTTACGAGCACATCGTTACCCATATCCGGTACACGGCTGCGACCGGCAACCGTATCATCCTGAATGGGCGGGGTAACTTTTATCCCAATGTGGAGGGTGACAAAGTAATGTTCACCGTCCCTTCGGGTGAGCCCCCGAAGTCCGGCTGGGAAAGCATGACCTTCGACGGCGAGGCGTGGATGATCGCGGGCAACGTCACCTTGGTTGGCACATCGGAGACAGCGCTCCATATCGTGTCCGGCTCGCATGTCCTCGGCGGGGCCAGGGCTGACGGCGGCGGGATCTATTTGCCCTACGGCGGCGCCACGATAGAGGCGGGAGCGTATTTGCAGGTCGGACAGAATGGTGCCTCCGGGGGGCTGGATATGCTCGGCAATGTCGTCAACAACGGCGTATTGAAATTTGCCCGCACCTCCTATGAGTTCAAGGGGAGTATTTCGGGGTCCGGCAGGCTTTATTGGGATGGCAGTTTTAACCCCGAGCACAGTTGGTTATCCGGCACCCCGACCACGCTCACGCTCTCGGGCTCGAACAGCCACAGCGGCGGCACCTACATTCTCGCTGGCACTCTTGATGTGAAGAACCTCTATGCCCTCGGCACGGGCAAGGTGGATTTTTTCACCTCCTTTTGCACACTGAGCTTCAATTTCACCGACAATCCCGCGGATATGGTGTTCAATAATGAGATCACGGGCGCCGGCCGCATCGCCGTCGATCTGGGCTCCGGAACCAATGTTTTCAAGTTCGGCGACGCGATCGGGGACACGTTCGCAGGCAACCTCTTTTTCAGCCGGGGCACGCTGGACACGAGAGAAATGCTGCCGACCGCCCTGGCGCAAACCAATGTGCGTCTGGAAAACCAAACCACGCTGGTCCTTGCCTCGGGCACCACGTTGATGAAGGACCTGACCCTGTCTGGCACCGCCAGCACCGCCCAGCTCAGGAAGATGGGAGCCTTGGTGTTTGATGTTGATCTCTCGACCCCGGACCCCTTGACCCCGGTCGGGAGCAGCATGCTGTCCGTGGCCAATTTGACCGGGACCTCCGCCCGCTTGGAAGTCACCAGCGGCACCATACGCCTGGGCGCGACTGACGGCCGGCCCGCCGAGCTCCTGCCCCTGCCTTCCGCCAGTGTTTTTGAGCAGGACGACATGAACATTGTGGCGACGCTGATCAAGGCATCTGGCACGGTCAACCTCGAGGCCGCCACGTTCACCCTGGTCGACAAAAACAACGCCGTCATTTCCAACGCCCAGACCCAGGCCGTGGTGCAAGGCACCGCCGGGGCCGTGGCCACGGCCACCTATGACTATCGCCTCACCACGGGCGCCGACAACGATGGCCTCTATGTAAACTACGGTCTCACCAAGCTGGACATTCTTGAGGGCAAAACCCTCGAACTCAGGAATAGCGGCACCGGTCCGGTCAACGCCAACACGCTCACTGCGGCAATCACCTCGGGGTCGTTGAACGGCGGGGGCGGTCTCGTCATCAACGCCGCCAACACCATGTGGCTCAGCGGCACGGGCAGCAATTATTACGGCACCACGGTGGTGAACTCCGGCACGGTTGTCTTCGGCTCGAACAACGCGTTTGGCAACACCACGGGGCTTCTGGTCAAGTCCGGCGCCCACATCGACACGAACAACCGCGAGCAGCGTATCAACGGTGGCGTGGTCTTTGAGGAAGGCGCGTCACTCGACATCAGCGGCAGGCTGGTCATCGCTCCAAACGGAGACAAAGGGGAGGGGATTGTGTTTTCGGAAAACTCGGTCTCGGGCACCGGCGAAATCCGCTTCGAGTCGAGCGGATCGACCAGGCACCAGATCGTGTTTTACAGGAACCCGGATTTGGCGGGCACCGTCACCATCGCGTCCGGCCAATCGCTCAACGAAGTCGTTTTGATGTCTACCGATGCGCTCGGCGGAGCGCAAGTCAGCGTGGGCTACCGCAACGTGGTGGTCATGTCGAACCAGACGGGAACCATGGGCATCAGCACCGCCAGGAACTCGGGCACGCTGGTCTTCAACTCGAGCACCCTGTTCATGAGCAACACTGCGGCGCTATTTGAAGGGAAGCTGGTGCTCCAGAATACCGATATCACCTTCGGACCGGGCACCCGCATCGGCAACCAAGTCGTCGCGGAATCTGGGGGGAACGCGAATCTCGACCTTAGCGACAGCAACACGGGGAGAATCATCGTGGACAGCCAGTCCACGCTGCGCATCGCCAGAAGCGGGGCTTCGGTCGCGGGCCTTCCGCTCGTACTTGAGGGCGGCACACTCGATTTTTCCGATCCGACTCCGGAGCTATCGGCGCGTCTCACCATCAAGGCTATCAGCGGCACCGGCACCATCAGGACAAGGGCCAACCCCAACACCGGTGCCAGCAACCTCATCACTTTCATGCGCACATCGGGCAGCTTCACGCTCGATGTCCATTTCACCGAGGAGGCAAAGTCGCCCGACCAGATCATGCCCGTTTACACCTACATCACGGGCTCCCTTACCGACGGCCAGCGCAACGCGGTGCTCACCCTCCCCGAGAATAATCAGGTCGAGTCCGGCGTTTATGTCTTCAGGCTCCAGCAGGGCAGCGGCGACAGCATGATGATGCCCAACACGGACATGTGGTATCTCGTCGCGGACCACGGCGCCTACAGTCGCGCCGCGCAAGCCATCCTCACCACGGCGGCCACTGCTGGCGCGGAATGGCATTATAGCCTCGACTCGGTTGCGAAACGCATGGGCGATCTCCGCTCGGAATTCGACGCCGGTGAAAAGTCTGCCCGCGGCAACCTCTGGGCACGCGCCGCCACCTACGACCTCAGCGCAAACGAGGATTTCTGCGGCTCCAAATTCACCGAGGATGTCTGGGTGCTCAATGTCGGCGCGGATACCGCCCTGCGCACCAACTCCGCGATCACATTCATCGGTGCGTTCATGGGTTACACCCGCGCCGAGCGCGAGTTCATGCGGCTCGGCACAGGAACGACGGACTCCAACAGCGTCGGCCTGTATGCCACGTGGCTGCATGACAAAGGCTGGTTTGCCGATATCGTGGCCAAAGCCGACAAGACGCGAAACCGATTCACAGCCACCACGATCGACGGCGTTGTCGTCAGCGGCAGATACGACGGCGAGGTGCTGGGGGCTTCGCTGGAAGTCGGCAGGCAAATCCACCTTGGCAAGGATAAAACATGGTGGATTGAGCCGGGCATCCAGGGCGCCATTGCCTCAATCAAGAGCGTCCAATATGTGACGGAAAGCGGCATCGAAGTCGATCTCGAGGCTGCCAACTCGGCACAATACAGAGCGCAAATGCGCTTCGGCTACACCGAGAAAGGTGCCAGGTTCCACCCCTACGGCAAGCTGGCCGGCGTTTATGTGGCCACCAGCGGCGGCGATGTCATCGCGGACAATCGCCGGATGCACGCCGATTTCGACGGGATGCGCATTGAGGCGGGCGCGGGCGGCTCCTACATCATCAATCCGAAGACGCAGGTTTATCTGGAATACGAATACGCAAAGGCGGACACCTACTCGCGCAAGTGGTCGTTCAACGCCGGATACCGCCGCGCATGGTAA
- a CDS encoding TonB-dependent receptor: MKTLPTHHPRLGHVLAFILATTLGLLTSLRADTPPDVPAAQTVGTGSISGRIYFPAQDQYMKNVRVSLEGTNRVAFTDSLGTYYFADVPAGSARVRAEHAGFEPGIGSVTVETGKTAALDIDISMAESGKPSGKDEVVVLETFVVSGQALLGAAIAEQEQRHAIGMTSVVSTEQYGPNATGNIGEFMRNIAGVSIGVGDGGDAGSISLSGAGSGYVPVTLGGMEVASVSSGGNDRSVEVQQLNMNNISRIEITFARRPDVPGKALKGSVNAVPRGAFEQKRSSFSFNTNVIFHEDEFTVKKTSGPLYEPTRKVKPSWNFAYIVPVNKNFGFTLSGFYTFRFNMDVAHTYNWRGIEQPYSRDSSGNYPPPNVPNPYAAPYPSMYGSRITSNINDSTGGALSLDWRISRADRLRFDFSYQSNDRAEGYRTNEYKLEEGFDTAASTLTHFEANGYLRIMAGTRRRQDTVLQPQLHYWHLGRLWKIEAAASMSRADQKYTDMSNGYFRSAYADRFRVRIAMDKDDNALVPHNIEVVDSLTNDPVDSRSLDEYIITDIQSRPEKTWREGREVMTYAQRFLSVFGVPSFLKAGFHLQQELRDYKPQSRNFYYLGPDGLRPPSNADRNPYATDQDAGPFKDPSFTQAAKLLGQRSDYPHNGLIYNFYQQRPDYFEEVSMATSWDNPKRFSRYAEETVSAGYLRAHFGPWNTSIGEFELTGGTRYEYTHILGTGGLQVPASGGTPAYWIERGNSNIVNFDHWFRSVNGSWRFGANKEWILRAAYFTSIGRPNFEVYNGTIILPDPLSVPTSTSNRVELAGNSLLKPWTAKTLTAQLEYYNKWGGWFRVTLDETVYKNRFYWDSYPLTDELRQQYDIGPEYMGFYVSVQKNSAYDFTTDSLRVELSQSFDKFLPRFIGVRIGGSGEWRVKSGVDESRMTGSEFAPRAFKANAELKFRKSGREILKLGGNLDYTSEYVRDSMETAQNLEPGVMGWRVARRQVNVFLEFPLSKNLRFIASCDNVTNDAVYDYAKGPSTPNALHPTWVTYYGRRFNFFINGKF, translated from the coding sequence ATGAAGACCCTGCCTACTCACCACCCCCGCCTTGGGCATGTCCTGGCGTTCATCCTTGCGACAACATTGGGATTGCTCACGTCTCTTCGCGCAGACACCCCGCCAGATGTCCCGGCGGCGCAGACCGTCGGGACAGGATCAATCTCGGGCCGGATCTATTTTCCCGCGCAGGACCAGTATATGAAGAATGTGCGAGTCAGTCTGGAGGGCACGAACAGAGTAGCCTTCACCGACTCTCTCGGCACCTACTATTTCGCTGACGTCCCCGCTGGCTCCGCTCGGGTGCGGGCCGAGCATGCCGGTTTCGAGCCGGGCATCGGCTCGGTGACAGTCGAGACGGGCAAAACCGCTGCCTTGGACATCGACATCAGCATGGCCGAATCAGGAAAACCAAGCGGCAAGGACGAGGTTGTAGTACTCGAAACGTTTGTCGTCTCCGGGCAGGCGCTACTCGGCGCGGCTATCGCGGAGCAGGAGCAGCGTCACGCCATCGGCATGACCAGCGTCGTCTCGACGGAGCAATACGGCCCCAACGCCACGGGCAACATCGGCGAGTTCATGCGTAACATCGCGGGCGTCTCCATCGGCGTCGGCGACGGCGGTGATGCCGGGTCCATCTCCCTGAGCGGCGCCGGCTCGGGATATGTGCCGGTGACTCTCGGCGGCATGGAAGTCGCCAGTGTCAGCTCGGGCGGGAACGACCGCAGCGTGGAAGTGCAGCAACTCAATATGAACAACATTTCCCGGATCGAGATCACCTTCGCCCGCCGGCCCGACGTGCCCGGCAAAGCCTTGAAAGGCTCTGTCAACGCCGTTCCCCGGGGGGCCTTTGAACAAAAAAGATCGTCCTTCAGCTTCAACACCAATGTCATATTCCATGAAGACGAGTTCACCGTGAAAAAAACCTCCGGACCGCTTTACGAGCCCACACGGAAAGTAAAGCCCAGTTGGAATTTTGCCTACATCGTGCCCGTGAACAAGAACTTTGGCTTCACCCTGTCGGGCTTTTATACCTTCCGATTCAACATGGATGTCGCCCACACCTACAACTGGCGGGGCATAGAGCAGCCCTATTCACGCGACAGCTCCGGCAACTATCCACCCCCCAACGTGCCCAATCCCTACGCCGCCCCCTATCCTTCCATGTACGGCTCGCGGATTACATCGAACATAAACGACTCGACCGGCGGCGCGCTCTCCCTGGACTGGCGCATAAGCCGCGCGGATCGCCTGCGCTTTGATTTTTCCTACCAAAGCAATGACCGCGCCGAGGGTTATCGCACCAATGAATACAAGCTGGAGGAGGGCTTTGACACCGCCGCCTCCACCTTGACCCACTTTGAGGCAAACGGCTATTTGCGGATAATGGCGGGCACGCGCAGAAGGCAGGATACCGTATTGCAGCCGCAACTGCACTACTGGCACCTCGGCCGCTTGTGGAAAATCGAGGCAGCCGCGAGCATGAGCCGCGCCGATCAGAAATACACCGACATGTCCAACGGTTATTTTCGCAGCGCCTATGCGGACCGCTTCCGGGTAAGAATCGCCATGGACAAGGACGACAACGCGCTGGTGCCGCATAACATAGAGGTTGTCGATAGCCTCACCAACGATCCCGTGGACTCCCGCTCACTGGATGAATACATCATCACCGATATCCAGTCGCGCCCCGAGAAAACGTGGAGGGAAGGCCGCGAAGTCATGACCTACGCGCAACGCTTCCTGTCGGTTTTCGGCGTGCCCTCGTTCCTGAAGGCCGGCTTCCACCTCCAGCAGGAACTCCGGGATTACAAACCCCAATCCAGAAACTTTTACTACCTCGGCCCCGACGGGCTTAGGCCGCCCTCGAACGCGGACCGGAATCCGTATGCCACGGACCAGGACGCCGGCCCCTTCAAGGACCCCAGTTTCACACAAGCCGCAAAGCTCCTGGGGCAACGCTCCGACTACCCCCACAACGGCCTCATATATAATTTTTATCAGCAGCGGCCGGATTATTTCGAAGAGGTCAGCATGGCCACCTCATGGGATAATCCGAAGCGATTTTCGCGATATGCGGAGGAAACCGTGTCGGCGGGCTATCTCCGCGCTCACTTTGGACCGTGGAACACCAGCATCGGGGAATTCGAGCTGACGGGCGGCACCCGTTACGAATACACTCACATCCTCGGCACCGGCGGGTTGCAGGTGCCCGCATCGGGCGGCACCCCCGCCTACTGGATCGAACGCGGAAACAGCAACATAGTGAATTTCGACCACTGGTTCCGCAGCGTTAACGGCTCCTGGCGTTTCGGGGCCAATAAGGAATGGATCCTGCGCGCCGCCTATTTCACCTCCATCGGGCGCCCGAACTTCGAGGTTTACAACGGCACCATCATCCTGCCCGATCCTCTCAGCGTGCCGACGAGCACAAGCAACCGCGTCGAGCTGGCCGGCAATTCCCTGCTCAAACCGTGGACGGCCAAAACACTGACAGCGCAGCTCGAATACTACAACAAATGGGGCGGCTGGTTTAGAGTAACGCTTGACGAGACGGTTTATAAAAACCGCTTTTATTGGGATTCCTATCCCCTGACGGACGAACTCCGCCAGCAATATGACATCGGGCCTGAATACATGGGGTTCTATGTCAGTGTCCAGAAAAACTCGGCCTACGACTTCACCACCGATTCGCTCCGGGTGGAACTCTCGCAAAGTTTTGACAAGTTTCTGCCCAGATTCATCGGCGTGCGCATCGGTGGCAGTGGCGAATGGCGGGTCAAGTCGGGTGTGGATGAATCCAGGATGACCGGAAGCGAGTTTGCCCCCCGCGCCTTCAAGGCGAACGCTGAGCTTAAATTCAGAAAATCCGGCCGGGAGATACTCAAGCTGGGCGGAAACCTGGATTATACGAGTGAATATGTCAGGGACAGCATGGAGACCGCCCAAAATCTCGAACCCGGCGTGATGGGGTGGCGGGTGGCTCGTCGGCAAGTGAACGTCTTCCTCGAGTTTCCGCTGTCGAAGAACCTCCGTTTTATCGCCTCGTGCGATAATGTGACGAACGATGCGGTGTATGATTACGCCAAGGGTCCCAGCACGCCCAATGCCCTCCACCCAACCTGGGTCACTTATTACGGACGCCGTTTCAACTTCTTCATCAACGGAAAATTTTAA
- a CDS encoding glycoside hydrolase family 3 C-terminal domain-containing protein has product MHISNPQTDQNANIVANGVLFRDTSLPLETRLDDLVSRLTLLEKINQLVHENNPIERLGIPGYNWWSEACHGVGRNGRATVFPQVIGLSATWNRELLFRIASATSDEARAKYAITSAAGQHGQYQGLCFWTPNVNIFRDPRWGRGQETFGEDPYLTGELGVEIVRGLQGDDPFYYKSAACAKHFAVHSGPEGERHSFDARPSQKDLRETYLPAFKKLVDAGVEAVMGSYNRVYGEPACGSHFLLEKTLRQEWGFKGHIVSDCGAIDDFHQHHAVTKDAAESAALALKNGCDLNCGCTYNDLIVAHQRGLITEADIDRSLRRLLAVKFRLGLFDNGETSNPFAATSAAIIDGEPHRALARKAAAESIILLKNANNTLPLRPDLPKILVVGPNAANTNALLGNYYGVSPRLVTFMEGILARVSDATRLKYRVGCPLIREAAPGVNYTFPAAESSEIVVAVMGYDPTLEGEEGDAVGSPVGGDRAHVELPENQRIFLRELRKHCKKLILVLTGGSAIAIPEEHEYCDAVLQVWYPGCEGGAALADILFGDASPSGKLPVTVPRATADLPAFNDYSMRGRTYRYATKEPLYPFGFGLGYTTISYEKLDVSVIKLHENEDVTVRATIRNTGSRPAFETVQCYLVPPAEPDTPLATLVAFEKIHIAPGSSAEVVFTIPAGSFRQIDASGEPVWRAGDYKLLVAPASPGPRAQALGAPAPLSLSIQLV; this is encoded by the coding sequence ATGCACATATCCAATCCGCAAACAGACCAAAACGCCAACATCGTTGCGAATGGTGTTCTCTTTCGCGACACATCGCTCCCGCTCGAAACGCGCCTTGATGATCTCGTTTCTCGCCTCACGCTGCTGGAAAAAATCAACCAGCTCGTCCACGAGAACAATCCCATCGAGCGCCTCGGCATCCCCGGTTACAACTGGTGGAGCGAAGCCTGTCACGGCGTTGGCCGCAATGGTCGCGCCACCGTTTTCCCTCAGGTCATCGGCCTGTCCGCCACGTGGAATCGAGAGCTCCTTTTTCGCATCGCCAGTGCAACCTCCGATGAAGCGCGCGCCAAATATGCCATCACGTCCGCCGCCGGCCAGCACGGGCAGTATCAGGGGCTCTGTTTTTGGACACCCAACGTAAACATCTTCCGCGATCCGCGCTGGGGACGCGGTCAGGAAACTTTCGGCGAAGACCCTTATCTCACCGGAGAACTCGGTGTGGAAATCGTTCGCGGTCTTCAGGGCGATGATCCCTTCTACTACAAATCCGCTGCTTGTGCGAAGCACTTCGCAGTGCACAGCGGCCCCGAGGGCGAACGCCACTCCTTCGACGCCCGTCCTTCGCAAAAAGACTTGCGCGAGACCTACCTGCCCGCGTTCAAGAAACTTGTTGATGCGGGCGTCGAGGCCGTCATGGGCTCCTACAACCGCGTTTACGGCGAACCTGCGTGCGGCAGTCATTTTCTCCTCGAAAAAACGCTTCGCCAAGAGTGGGGCTTCAAAGGGCACATTGTCAGCGATTGTGGAGCCATCGACGACTTTCACCAGCACCATGCTGTCACAAAAGACGCCGCCGAATCCGCTGCGCTCGCTTTGAAAAACGGCTGCGATCTCAACTGCGGTTGCACCTACAATGACCTCATCGTTGCGCACCAACGCGGCCTCATCACCGAGGCCGACATAGATCGCTCCCTTCGCCGTCTTCTTGCCGTGAAGTTCCGCCTCGGCCTCTTTGATAACGGAGAAACCAGCAATCCGTTTGCCGCCACGTCCGCCGCGATTATTGACGGCGAGCCTCATCGCGCACTCGCGCGCAAGGCAGCTGCCGAGTCGATCATCCTCCTGAAAAACGCGAACAACACGCTCCCGCTCAGGCCCGATCTCCCGAAAATCCTCGTCGTCGGTCCGAACGCGGCCAACACCAACGCGCTTCTCGGAAACTACTACGGTGTGAGCCCGCGTCTTGTCACCTTCATGGAAGGCATTCTGGCGCGTGTATCCGATGCCACGCGTCTCAAATACCGCGTTGGCTGTCCGCTCATTCGCGAGGCCGCGCCTGGTGTCAACTACACCTTTCCCGCTGCCGAATCGTCCGAAATCGTCGTCGCCGTCATGGGCTACGACCCGACGCTTGAAGGCGAGGAAGGAGATGCGGTTGGTTCGCCAGTTGGCGGCGATCGCGCCCATGTCGAGCTTCCCGAGAACCAGCGCATCTTCCTGCGCGAGCTGCGCAAGCACTGCAAAAAGCTCATTCTCGTGCTCACCGGCGGCAGTGCCATCGCCATACCCGAGGAGCACGAATATTGCGACGCCGTGCTGCAAGTCTGGTATCCCGGCTGCGAAGGCGGGGCCGCGCTGGCCGACATCCTTTTTGGTGATGCTTCACCATCCGGCAAACTCCCTGTCACCGTTCCCCGCGCCACGGCGGACCTGCCCGCGTTTAACGACTACTCGATGCGCGGCCGCACCTACCGGTATGCGACAAAAGAACCGCTCTATCCCTTTGGCTTCGGCCTCGGCTACACGACGATTTCCTACGAAAAGCTGGATGTATCCGTAATAAAACTACATGAAAACGAGGATGTCACGGTTCGGGCCACTATCCGAAACACCGGCTCGCGCCCGGCATTCGAGACGGTGCAGTGCTATCTCGTGCCGCCTGCCGAGCCCGACACACCGCTCGCGACACTCGTCGCCTTCGAAAAAATCCACATTGCACCCGGATCGTCCGCCGAGGTTGTTTTCACGATTCCAGCCGGGAGTTTTCGTCAAATCGACGCCAGCGGCGAGCCCGTCTGGCGGGCCGGTGACTACAAGCTCCTCGTCGCTCCGGCCTCGCCCGGTCCCCGCGCCCAGGCGCTTGGCGCTCCCGCGCCGCTCTCCCTGTCAATCCAACTCGTATAA